From the Candidatus Thermoplasmatota archaeon genome, one window contains:
- the larC gene encoding nickel pincer cofactor biosynthesis protein LarC, translating into MVVAYFDCFSGIAGDMILGALIDAGFRVSVLEKELKKLDLKGYKIKTRKISYNHITGTDVNIEIKEVHSHRSLSDIKNLINNSGLDEKVKQQSINIFQRLGEAESKVHNIPIEQVHFHEVGAVDAIIDIVGSVIGINALGITEIYCSPLPMGKGFIECSHGILPIPAPATVELVKRVPVYSDERKQELVTPTGAAIITTVANHFGNIPLMKINKIGYGSGKNKSIYPNLLRIFLGELYKEKK; encoded by the coding sequence ATGGTTGTAGCATATTTTGATTGTTTCTCTGGAATCGCTGGTGATATGATTCTTGGTGCATTAATCGATGCAGGATTCAGGGTTTCTGTTTTAGAAAAAGAGTTAAAAAAACTTGATCTCAAAGGATACAAGATTAAAACGAGAAAGATATCATATAACCATATCACAGGAACTGATGTGAACATAGAGATAAAAGAGGTTCACAGTCATAGGAGTTTATCTGATATAAAAAATCTGATTAATAACAGTGGGTTAGACGAAAAAGTTAAACAACAGAGTATAAACATTTTTCAGCGTCTAGGTGAAGCAGAAAGCAAAGTTCACAATATACCAATTGAACAGGTTCATTTTCACGAAGTAGGAGCAGTTGATGCAATAATTGACATAGTAGGCTCAGTCATTGGAATAAATGCTTTAGGGATCACAGAAATTTATTGTTCTCCTCTACCAATGGGAAAAGGTTTTATTGAATGCTCTCATGGAATATTACCAATACCTGCACCTGCCACTGTTGAGTTAGTCAAAAGAGTACCTGTTTATTCTGATGAGAGAAAACAAGAGCTTGTGACACCAACTGGTGCAGCAATTATAACAACAGTTGCTAACCATTTTGGTAACATACCACTTATGAAAATAAATAAAATAGGTTATGGCAGTGGAAAAAACAAAAGCATTTACCCAAATTTGTTAAGGATTTTTCTAGGAGAATTGTACAAAGAGAAAAAATAA